The stretch of DNA TGGTGACATCCTGTGACCCACAGCAGGATCCCTGGAAATCCAGGCTTCTGGAGGACACTGGGATCTTGAATTCGTTTTTTGCGCCAACCTTCACTCAGGCCCAGGGTTGAATTTATTAGAGGGCATTAGTGTCGCTAAGGAGTGAAATTCCACAGATGGGATAGGTGGTCTCTTCTCTGCAAAGTTGAACCAAGCCATGGTTCAACTTTTGGTAACATCATGTGGTGGTGCAGAGGGTGCCCCTCTCCTCCCATGGAGAGGCTGGttgccctggagtgcagtgttctGGGAACCTTCGTGGGTTTCAGCCCCACCTTCTGGAGTAGTTCTAGTTGGATAGGCCTGGTCAGTGAGACCTGGCTGGTCCCAATACGAAATGCCAGTCACATCTGTTAGGGTAACCTTGGGAGCATCCCTGCACCCCTGAATCTGGCCTCATGTTGGGTGGGACAGCTGGGGTGGTGGCTGCCATTGTCTTTTTCAAATGGGGGACATGAGGGAGCCTCCAGAATGTGGTCTCCAAATACCACCTCTCACTAAGGGAAGGGAGATCAGTGGGGGATCCCAGGCCTGGGGCAGGAAAGACACATAAGACAAATAAGAAAGGAACATGATAAGACATTTAATCCCCTGGGGCCACGTGACGAAGTCTGATGCCACTTGGGGAGACTTCCCCTGGGAAAATATTCATCATTGGTGGCCACCTGTCATCATCAATTAAATATAATGATAGTGGCTTCAAAAACATTAGATGTCTTGAATCCTAGAGTTCACCATGAGAGAAGACATGAATTATTCACCCTGGAAGGATGGCTGGGCCCTGGATCTTCTGTGTGCAAAGTGGCTCCTTCCTAGAGCATGAAGCACACTCCTGGGTGAAGAGAGCCCAGCTGCAGACCCCTGACATCACAGACACTCTGCAGCACTCATGAGAAGAGGCGAACTGAAGTCTCAAccctctgccttccttcccttctgaGGGATGTAGCTATTGACCATCCTATGCAGCTGACATTATTACAAGAGTGGCAATCTGACATGAGTGACTTCGCTGGTAGCAGCTCCCTGTCCTTGGAAGCTATTTTGCAATGTCTAGTCTGAATCCAGTTAAGTCCCTCCATGCTAGAACCATtttgcagggggaaaaaaaaaagaagtagatgaTAGCCCTGGGTTCTTGTTTTGGGAGGCGTGGCTGTATTCCAACTGTGGGAAGGTCCCCAGACAGCTCTCAACTCCTGCAGCTCCTGCCTTGCCAGGAAGCACTAGAGCAATTTAGGAGATATTCACCAGTGACAACCAGCCTGACTGCACATGCGCCCATCACTATTTGATGCCACATTGAATTCTGAAATGAACAACCAAAAACCCCAAAATAACAACAGCACCAACACATAACTAAGTCAGTACGCTTCTGGCATTTGTGAGGGATTTGAGGAGCCCATGATTATTTCTTCATATTAGGGAATTAGTGATAATTTCTATTTAGGTTTGGTAATAATATTGCAGTTATTTTTAAGCCCATATCTTTCCAGCATAGAAATGGGATATTTACAGCTGAAAAGATGTGATGTCTCGTATTGTGTAATGGAGGGGTTATTCTGCTGTGGGTGGATCAGTAATGTCTGTGAATTGCTTATTTGGGGGGCTGGGTGATGGGAACTTGGGGGCGTTattatttctctgtctccttATGTATGTGTTCAAAGTTTTCCATAATGGAAACTTATAACACAGTGAAAGGAGGTTAGGCAGCTGCTGGGGATGGCCTTGTACCCAGCAGGGCTATGGATCTGGCCCTTGGTCATCTCAGTTTTCCCCTCCATGAAATGGGCTCAGACAGGTGCTGTGGCAACTAGAACCCTCAAGCCTCCTTCTAATGAGAGGCTGGGATTTGGATCAGGTGTGGCTGTGATCAAGCTCTGAGGGGTTCTTTCTTTGCCTCGTTGTGACTGCAGAGCTTCCTGTCTTTGCAGGCTCTGTCCCTGGCCTGTCGGGATCACCCAGCAGCTCTGGTGAAGGCAGCTGCCACATCCCTGATGTgctggaggcagagacaggggGTCTGAGAGTACCCAGGCACTAAGGACTCGCCAAGACAGCTGGGGTCTCCACACCCAGGAGGCTGACATCATCTGCTGTCAGAGACACTGGGATGAGTGTCTCTGAGATGAGGCAGCAGGTGTacatgggatggggtggggaggctgCGCCACCATGAGCTATGGAGGGAGAGGGTGCTCCGCGGGCAGGAGGGTTTCTGGGATCTGACTCCTAGTGGAGGCCAGGCCTTGCCTGGAGACGTCAGCCCACATTCACTCAGCTCTTATCCAGTCTGACCCAGCCCTGAAGCTCATCCTGAATTCAACTCTGACTAGCCTCCCCCAGGCAATCAATAGATGCAGAGTTTGAGCTTGGATTGGtgacttttctcattttcccaaTTTCCGCACATCCTCCTGCTCCTGCAGGCTGACCATCATCAAGCTCCATCCACAAATCAGTCAGAAGCTAACTCTACCTGCGCCTGACTTAGTGGTCCACACCCTTCATGCTTGACATCCAGCCCCACGCTAGTGTTAACCTTGAGCCTGATCCCCGACCCACAGCCATGTGATCATATACCCATAACATCTTGTGCATCAACCTCACCCCATATTCCCCAAACTAGTCAGGAAACGCTGGTATCTTTCCGAGTGTTTTGGGTCTTCTAAAGGTGGAGAAGGAGATCAACATGCTTTTGGATATGCTGTGGCTCATCATATTAAACTGGTTCCCTAGTGCAGGATTTGTCAGTATGGTTACTTAGCCAATGTGCATTGTGCAAGTCTTAGACACGTGCATGTTTCCTTTCCCAGTGTTTTTAAGAGTTCCCAGTGGCAGCACAGTTATTTATCCCTCACCCAGTAAACACTCTCCTGACTGGTTCCTCATATGCAATGGGGAATTTCACCTTCTGTTCCTGCTGAGACCGTGGCCTTGAATCAAGGGtatcctttttccattattgCTGCCTCTAGCCCACATCTGATCTCCGGGGACCCCCTTAATTTCTCCCGAATCTCCCCACAGGGCGCCAGCAAACCTCTCACTGGGCCCTTGTCCCTTCCCAGGTGGGCAAGGACTGCAGGACAATTTTCGCTCTGGATTGCGGTTCCCACTGGCACAGGGAGCTCACCCAGTTCCCTGGCAGGTTGGGTGGGGTGTGGGATGACAGAGACATGGGATCTCACCTGGAACTGCCCCCGTCCCTGAGCAGTGATCCTTCAGCCCAGACACATGACCAGACAGAGACTGCACATTAGAAATGCTGGGTTTTACATGATCAGGTATTTATTGAGAAGTAAAATTGAGGGTGTGGGACTGGTCTGAACTGATGCCAGGCTGGTGGCTCAGGGGTACAGTGGAGAGTTGGGGAAGGGGTGACTGGGAGAGGAAGGACCCTCTGGGGAGATGACTCAGGGAGGCTGTGAGCCTCCTCCCTTGGGTGATTTTTACACTGGGTGCAGAATTCCCTGTACCCCACACTGAGAACCCCGGGGAGGCTAGGAATttatgtgagaaaagaaaaaatgagataaaacaaGATTTCTGGTTGTCAATGAGGATATTTATTGGGGTTTCATGAGTGCAGGGAGAAGGGCTGGATGACTTAGGATGGGGAGAGAGAACCCTCCCCTGGGATCCTGCAGCTCCAGGCccctgtgggtggggtgggggctgggaacCTATGAACATTCTGCAGGGGCCACTGTCTTCTCCACGGTGCTCCCTTCGTGCGTGACCTGGCAGCTGTAGCTTCTGTGGGACCTCCACTGCTCGGGCGTCAGGCTCAGGTAGCTGCTGGCTGCATACTTGCTGTTGCTCTGTTTGGAGGGTTTggtggtctccactcctgccttGATGGGGCTGCCATCTGCCTTCCAGGCCACTGTCACAGCTCCCGGGTAGAAGTCACTTATGAGACACACCACTGTGGCCTTGTTGGCTTGGAGCTCCTCAGAGGAGGGCGGGAACAGAGTGACCGAGGGGGCTGCCTTGGGCTGACCTGTGTGGACAGGGAAGCGGGTGAGAGAGGGCAGACAGAACACCGGGATGTTGTGGAGCCCCTCTCTGTCTAAAGTCTCTGGGAGGGTTCACAGTGTGGCCATCCGGTCCACCCAGggttctctcctctcctttccccatccTGTCCACTCATGCCCTGTGGAGAGCTGACAGCTCTGTGCCTTCCTAGGAGCCCTTCCAAGTCACCTTTCCCAGGTGTCCTGGCCCAGCCCCTTTCCTctacagcctcaatttcctcatataCCCAGGGCAGGCTGTATTCCTTCTTCTCTGATCTCTGGAGTCAGAGTTTAAAATCTGGCCTTGACCCCTGGATCCCTCATTTCCATCCCTAGACCCCCCCTCCACCGCCCACTTTATTCTTCCAGGACCTAGAGCCTCCTCCGTGAACTGTGGGTCCCCTGCTCAGCCCGTAGGACTGTCCTGGCAGGCAGTGTGTGGGGAGGCCCAAGCCTGCTTTGAACTGGAGCTTCCTATCCCTCACAGGCACCGGGctctgccccagcccagcccactcGGCTGTCCTGGCAAGGAGTGGGCTCCAACTAGACAAGCCTCAGGGCTCCTCTGAGGCTCTGAGATGTCTCCTGTCTCCACAAGCCCAACCACAGAACCCTTCACCTCAGCTGTTTCTGGGGCTGCTCCTACAGTCTATGAGACTCAGcagcccccaggcccagcccagcagCCTCTGATGACCCCAAACTTCACCTGGTAGCCATGGAGTTCTCTGTACCCCTCATTTGCTCCCCTGTGGTCATCTCCTGAGTCTAACATGCCCTTTGAGGAAGGCAGGAGGCCGATCCGTGAACAGAGAGACACTGGGCCCCAGAGGTGACGGGGCTTCAGGGACAGACACATCTCTGCCCTAAGAAACTGTCTCCTTTCTGGTGACTGTCCTGGGAGGGTTGGATTCTGGCACCTCACCCAGTCTCACCCGTCCCTCTGTGTCCCCATGTCCTCATGAGCCAGCACAGGCCACAGAGCTGCAGCCTAGACCCAGAGCCCTCTCTGTGCCCTCCATTGGTCTCCCCTTGGGGTGACCTCTGTGTCCCCAGGCCCCTGTGTGGCCCTCCCAGGCTGGATGGGCATCCAGTCCTCAGCCTAGACCCTCAGCTCTTCTTGGGGCTGCTCCCCTAGACTATGAGACTCAGcagcccccaggcccagcccagcagCCTCTGGCCTTGACCCCAGGGGTCACTGGGCAATATCCCTAAGGCCACTGCAGGGCCCCTCATCAGAACCAGCCTCTGTCCCTCACTCAGACGTCTGCCCTGGAAGAGAGGAGGAGCCCTGACCTTGCCCAATCCCAGCTCAGGCCCCGGGACCAGGCTGCATCCAGCCGTTGGAACCTGAAGGCGGCTGCTCCCACTGTGGGGGCCCTTCCTGCTGGTTACCCCGAGACTAACGCACCTCCTCCAGGCCCCATGGAGAAAGGTAAGGGTCAGTGCTTAAGGCTGGGAGGACAGAGGGGAGGAAGCcccagagagagaaaacagattttccaGGGACAGCAGAGGGTGAGACAGACTGGGAAAGGTTGAGAGCCACTTACCTAGGACGGTGACCTCGGTCCCAGTTCCGAAGACATAACACAGTGACTGAGGCTTAGACCAAAACCCCCGGGGCCAGCACCTGGGGTCTGCTCTCTGGGGGCTGGGCTGGAACAGGAACCTGCTGGGCATGACGGGCACAGGGTTGCAGTGGGCGGGGCTGGGACCTAGGCATGAGGCAGAGGGGTGGCCAGTCCCCCAGAGGTGTCCCCGTGCCTGTCTTTTGTCCAAGGCAAGTGCTACACACAGCCTTGGAGTCACCCCAGTGTGTGTCTTTCCTCTCTGAGGCTGTCAGTGCTGATGACAACACTGGGACCAATAGGTCCCAGCAACTCCCTGAGTGACACATACCCTCCTGTGCAGTGTGGCAGAGGAGTGCTGAGTTGGCTTGGACCTGTCCAACCTCGTCTGGCCTCATTTAAAGGGCCTCTGAGTCCCCCATACAAGTATCCCCAGTCAAGCCAGGCTGGCTTTCTCCCTGGATTGAGAGCACTGGGTCATTCCTGACCCGAGTGGAGATTCCTCTGCTTTCTACCCATGGAGATGCAGTTCAGTCCCACTTTGTGCATGAAGCGTTTTCTGATCTCTCAGATCATTCTGTCTGTCTACCCATCCATCCAATTGTCCATCCAGCTgttcatctattcatctgtttGTCCATcaatctatcatccatccatgcatctgtCCACTCATTCATCCGACAACACCTCCCAAGCACCCATCTGTGTCAGGTACTGTTTTTATGCTGGGATATGGCA from Nomascus leucogenys isolate Asia chromosome 7b, Asia_NLE_v1, whole genome shotgun sequence encodes:
- the IGLL5 gene encoding immunoglobulin lambda-like polypeptide 5 isoform X4, coding for MRPKTGQVGCETPEELGPGPRQRWPLLLLGLAMVAHGLLRPMAAPQSGDPDLGASVGSSRSSLQSLWGRFLFQPSPQRADPRCWPRGFWSKPQSLCYVFGTGTEVTVLGQPKAAPSVTLFPPSSEELQANKATVVCLISDFYPGAVTVAWKADGSPIKAGVETTKPSKQSNSKYAASSYLSLTPEQWRSHRSYSCQVTHEGSTVEKTVAPAECS
- the IGLL5 gene encoding immunoglobulin lambda-like polypeptide 5 isoform X6, whose product is MACCAQWLHRRAGTQTLEPQLEAADPACRACGAGQPKAAPSVTLFPPSSEELQANKATVVCLISDFYPGAVTVAWKADGSPIKAGVETTKPSKQSNSKYAASSYLSLTPEQWRSHRSYSCQVTHEGSTVEKTVAPAECS
- the IGLL5 gene encoding immunoglobulin lambda-like polypeptide 5 isoform X2, with translation MRPKTGQVGCETPEELGPGPRQRWPLLLLGLAMVAHGLLRPMAAPQSGDPDLGASVGSSRSSLQSLWGSRFLFQPSPQRADPRCWPRGFWSKPQSLCYVFGTGTEVTVLGQPKAAPSVTLFPPSSEELQANKATVVCLISDFYPGAVTVAWKADGSPIKAGVETTKPSKQSNSKYAASSYLSLTPEQWRSHRSYSCQVTHEGSTVEKTVAPAECS